In the Grimontia kaedaensis genome, one interval contains:
- a CDS encoding peptidoglycan DD-metalloendopeptidase family protein, which translates to MKHFKLIALLTAVFAFTLAFFIPDADEKSIEATEPTPDKKTELPLTVQTDAVESETEPAETPKAQKIDYVVKVGDTLSEIFSSLQLPYSALLEILAADEPHLQLDTIKPGDHLSFTVLREAMTLQKLSYHISLVEQATYTLDDEGGFIYKFIEMPSEWREVLYSGTVDGSFSLSAHKVGLNPNQIANITNVLKDKLDFTRSLRAGDSFNILVNKQFLGDHPTGNNQIQAISFNLSNREIAAFLADDGRFYDRNGNSLERAFNRYPIDKKYRRITSAFNPKRKHPVTGRVTPHNGTDFATPVGAPVYSTGDGKVVSVRNHPYAGKYLVIEHNSVYKTRYLHLHKILVKRGQRVERGQKIALSGATGRLTGPHLHYEVLVRNRAVDPLKANLPIASSISQKSLASFQARISKFDLATGHGNLNS; encoded by the coding sequence ATGAAACACTTTAAACTTATCGCCCTTCTCACAGCAGTTTTTGCCTTCACGCTTGCCTTTTTCATCCCAGACGCTGACGAAAAATCTATAGAGGCGACAGAACCAACACCAGATAAAAAAACTGAGCTACCACTAACCGTTCAAACAGACGCTGTCGAAAGTGAAACTGAGCCAGCTGAGACGCCTAAAGCACAAAAGATAGATTACGTCGTTAAAGTTGGCGATACACTCAGCGAGATATTCTCATCTCTGCAATTACCTTACAGCGCATTGCTGGAAATCCTGGCGGCGGATGAGCCACACCTTCAACTCGATACTATTAAACCGGGCGATCACCTAAGTTTCACCGTGTTAAGAGAAGCGATGACTCTCCAAAAACTGAGCTATCACATTAGCCTGGTAGAACAAGCCACCTATACCTTGGACGATGAAGGAGGGTTCATCTATAAATTTATCGAGATGCCAAGCGAGTGGAGAGAAGTTCTTTATTCAGGAACAGTAGACGGTAGTTTTTCTCTATCCGCACACAAAGTCGGCCTTAATCCAAACCAAATAGCAAACATCACAAATGTGTTGAAGGACAAACTGGATTTCACCCGCTCACTTCGTGCCGGAGACAGTTTCAATATCCTCGTCAACAAGCAGTTCCTTGGCGATCATCCAACGGGAAATAATCAAATCCAAGCCATTTCATTTAACCTCAGTAACCGAGAAATCGCAGCATTTCTTGCAGATGATGGTCGATTTTACGATAGAAATGGAAACAGCCTTGAACGTGCTTTCAATCGCTACCCTATCGATAAAAAGTATCGCCGGATTACCTCTGCCTTTAACCCGAAACGAAAGCACCCAGTTACCGGGCGGGTAACACCGCACAATGGTACTGACTTTGCTACACCGGTTGGTGCGCCTGTTTACTCAACAGGAGACGGCAAAGTAGTTAGCGTGCGTAATCACCCTTATGCCGGGAAGTATTTGGTTATTGAGCACAACAGCGTTTACAAAACTCGCTATCTACATTTGCATAAAATATTGGTGAAACGCGGACAACGTGTAGAACGCGGCCAGAAAATTGCGCTTTCTGGTGCTACGGGCCGATTGACGGGTCCTCATCTTCACTATGAAGTGCTGGTAAGAAACCGGGCTGTTGATCCTTTGAAGGCAAACCTTCCAATCGCAAGTTCAATCTCTCAAAAAAGTTTGGCTTCTTTCCAGGCAAGAATATCTAAGTTCGATTTAGCAACAGGACATGGGAACCTGAACTCCTAG
- the thrS gene encoding threonine--tRNA ligase has product MPVITLPDGSQRSFDNPVSTYDVAADIGPGLAKACIAGRVNGQRVDACDLIENDANLEIITARDEDGLEIIRHSCAHLLGHAIKQLFPDVKMAIGPTIDSGFYYDVDLDRSLTQEDLDAIEKRMKDLAKTKYQVIKKNVSWQEARDAFESRGEPYKMEILDENVSRDDRPGLYHHEEYIDMCRGPHVPHMGFCQNFKILNVAGAYWRGNSDNKMLQRIYGTAFNDKKELKAHLQRLEEAAKRDHRKLGKQLDLYHMQQEAPGMVFWHHNGWVIFRELETFVRAKLNEYDYQEVKGPLIMDRVLWERSGHWDKYSEYMFTTQSESRDYALKPMNCPGHVQIFNQGLKSYRDLPLRMAEFGSCHRNEPSGALHGLMRVRGFTQDDAHIFCTPEQVQQEVTSCIKMVYDTYQTFGFDEIVVKLSTRPEMRVGSDEMWDRAEKALAEALESMDIKFEILEGEGAFYGPKIEFTLHDCLDRAWQCGTVQLDFALPERLGATYVGEDNERHTPVMIHRAILGSLERFIGILIEEYAGHFPSWLAPQQAVVMNITDNQAEYVQEVAKKLQKAGFRASADLRNEKIGFKIREHTLKRVPYMLVCGDQEMEAGEIAVRTRKGKDLGKYKIDEFVSLLENEVRTRTLNILED; this is encoded by the coding sequence ATGCCTGTAATTACTCTTCCTGACGGTAGTCAACGTTCATTTGATAACCCAGTTTCCACTTACGACGTCGCAGCTGACATCGGTCCTGGTCTTGCAAAAGCCTGTATCGCGGGTCGTGTTAATGGTCAGCGTGTAGACGCATGCGACCTGATTGAAAACGACGCAAATCTGGAAATCATCACTGCAAGAGACGAAGACGGTCTTGAGATCATTCGCCACTCTTGTGCTCACCTGCTGGGTCATGCGATAAAGCAGCTTTTTCCTGACGTGAAAATGGCGATCGGTCCAACCATCGACAGCGGTTTCTATTACGACGTTGACCTTGACCGTTCTCTGACTCAAGAAGACCTGGATGCGATTGAAAAGCGCATGAAGGATTTGGCGAAAACCAAATACCAGGTCATCAAGAAGAACGTGAGCTGGCAGGAAGCGCGTGATGCTTTTGAATCACGTGGCGAACCGTACAAGATGGAAATTCTGGATGAAAACGTATCTCGCGATGATCGTCCAGGTCTTTACCATCACGAAGAATACATCGACATGTGTCGTGGTCCGCACGTACCGCACATGGGTTTCTGCCAAAACTTTAAAATCCTGAACGTTGCTGGTGCATACTGGCGCGGTAACAGCGATAACAAGATGCTGCAACGTATCTACGGCACGGCTTTCAACGATAAGAAAGAGCTGAAAGCGCACCTGCAGCGCTTGGAAGAAGCAGCGAAGCGTGATCACCGTAAACTAGGTAAGCAACTTGACCTTTACCACATGCAACAAGAAGCACCGGGTATGGTGTTCTGGCATCACAACGGTTGGGTTATCTTCCGTGAGTTGGAAACCTTCGTTCGTGCAAAACTGAACGAATATGATTATCAGGAAGTGAAAGGCCCATTGATCATGGACCGTGTTCTTTGGGAACGTTCAGGTCACTGGGATAAGTACTCTGAGTACATGTTCACCACACAATCTGAGAGCCGTGATTACGCACTGAAGCCGATGAACTGTCCTGGCCACGTGCAGATCTTTAATCAGGGTCTGAAATCTTACCGTGACTTGCCGCTGCGTATGGCAGAGTTTGGCAGCTGTCACCGTAACGAGCCATCAGGCGCTCTGCATGGGCTGATGCGTGTTCGTGGCTTCACCCAAGATGATGCACACATCTTCTGTACTCCAGAACAAGTTCAACAAGAAGTGACTTCTTGTATCAAGATGGTTTACGACACTTACCAGACTTTCGGCTTTGACGAAATCGTGGTGAAGCTGTCTACCCGTCCTGAAATGCGTGTAGGTTCTGATGAAATGTGGGACCGCGCTGAGAAAGCACTGGCTGAAGCACTGGAATCTATGGACATTAAGTTCGAGATTCTGGAAGGCGAGGGTGCGTTCTACGGTCCTAAGATTGAATTTACTTTGCATGACTGTTTGGATCGTGCGTGGCAGTGTGGTACTGTGCAGCTCGATTTTGCTCTGCCTGAGCGTTTGGGCGCAACGTACGTTGGTGAAGACAACGAACGTCACACCCCAGTAATGATTCACCGTGCGATTCTGGGTTCACTGGAACGTTTTATCGGTATTCTGATTGAAGAATACGCGGGTCATTTCCCAAGCTGGTTAGCTCCTCAACAAGCTGTAGTGATGAACATTACCGACAATCAAGCGGAATATGTTCAGGAAGTAGCGAAAAAACTGCAAAAAGCAGGATTTAGAGCGTCTGCGGACTTGAGAAACGAGAAGATTGGCTTTAAAATCCGCGAACACACTTTGAAGCGCGTACCTTATATGTTGGTTTGTGGCGACCAGGAAATGGAAGCTGGCGAAATCGCGGTACGTACACGCAAAGGTAAAGACTTGGGTAAATATAAAATTGACGAATTCGTTTCTCTGCTCGAGAACGAAGTTCGCACCCGAACTCTTAATATTTTGGAGGATTAA
- the infC gene encoding translation initiation factor IF-3, whose protein sequence is MKGARKVPAKQNAHRLNEELRGLREVRLTGIDGDQLGIVSYDEAIKAAEDAGVDLVEISPNAEPPVCRVMDYGKFIYEKSKAAKEQKKKQKIVQIKEVKFRPGTDIGDYQVKLRNLVRFIEEGNKVKVTIRFRGREMAHQDIGVDVLNRLKEDTAEIASVESFPSRIEGRQMIMVLAPKKK, encoded by the coding sequence ATTAAAGGCGCAAGAAAAGTCCCGGCTAAACAAAATGCTCACCGTCTTAACGAAGAACTTCGTGGTCTGCGTGAAGTACGTCTGACTGGTATTGATGGTGATCAGCTTGGTATTGTTTCATATGATGAAGCGATTAAAGCGGCAGAAGATGCTGGTGTTGATCTGGTAGAAATTAGCCCTAATGCCGAGCCGCCAGTATGTCGTGTGATGGACTATGGTAAGTTCATCTACGAAAAGAGTAAGGCTGCGAAAGAGCAGAAGAAAAAGCAAAAGATTGTCCAGATCAAGGAAGTTAAATTCCGTCCTGGAACCGATATTGGCGACTATCAGGTAAAACTACGCAACCTGGTTCGCTTTATTGAAGAGGGTAACAAGGTCAAGGTTACAATCCGTTTCCGTGGTCGCGAAATGGCGCACCAGGATATCGGTGTTGACGTTCTGAACCGACTGAAGGAAGACACTGCTGAAATCGCTTCAGTAGAAAGTTTCCCTTCAAGAATTGAAGGTCGTCAAATGATCATGGTTCTTGCCCCTAAGAAGAAGTAA
- the rpmI gene encoding 50S ribosomal protein L35 yields the protein MPKMKANKGAAKRFKKTGGGFKFKHATKRHILTKRTTKNKRQLRPNSILPKCEMGAVARMLPYA from the coding sequence ATGCCTAAGATGAAAGCAAACAAAGGCGCTGCTAAGCGTTTCAAGAAAACTGGTGGCGGTTTCAAGTTCAAGCACGCAACTAAGCGTCACATCCTGACTAAGCGTACTACTAAGAACAAACGTCAACTGCGTCCTAACTCAATTCTGCCTAAGTGCGAAATGGGTGCAGTTGCGCGTATGCTTCCATACGCATAA
- the rplT gene encoding 50S ribosomal protein L20 encodes MPRVKRGVQARARHKKVLKQAKGYYGARSRVYRVAFQAVTKAGQYAYRDRRQKKRQFRQLWIARINAAARQNGMSYSRFINGLKKASIEIDRKILADIAVFDKAAFSVLVEKAKAAL; translated from the coding sequence ATGCCTCGCGTAAAACGTGGTGTACAAGCTCGTGCACGTCATAAGAAAGTTCTGAAACAAGCTAAAGGTTACTACGGTGCACGTTCACGTGTTTACCGCGTAGCTTTCCAAGCAGTAACCAAAGCTGGTCAATACGCTTACCGTGACCGTCGTCAGAAGAAACGTCAATTCCGTCAACTGTGGATTGCACGTATCAACGCTGCGGCTCGTCAAAATGGTATGTCTTACAGCCGTTTCATCAACGGTCTGAAGAAAGCGTCTATCGAAATCGATCGTAAGATCCTGGCTGATATCGCTGTATTCGACAAAGCTGCATTCTCTGTTCTGGTAGAGAAAGCGAAAGCTGCTCTGTAA
- a CDS encoding polysaccharide deacetylase family protein, which produces MAKFSWHLVGKKTSYSLFLPIVMSAQVLAMENAYPPSQSSPIDTAKTPMFVSLGFDDNNDVEGLKWVLDTLASHKNPNGMDKHANRNLTASFFMLCGQSRENEDVLNLWRRAHQAGHDIGSHTETHPDDKVNWNPLDNWMTQEAWQQEVTLCNQFLTSAVEEGGIGIEKAHGFRAPFLTYNDNTLKAVIQNGVAYDVSFPAGITPTHDGTNNYWPYTLENGSPEHDLAVNGGWKPQIANYPGLWEVPAHTLIVPPDNLTSEYGIDYSLRDKIAKHVPWFDLESGKGDNFDWNLYSEPAWGAAGLSGDEVFAIYAYNLDLRLKGNRAPLVLGLHSGFYGLVNGQEQFGMPGSDTQSRQAALSKFIEYALSKSEVRFVSHIEIIDWMKNPEPLTFCPKDDWNVYTIYAEGSVVAYRGDNYIAKWWTTQQIPGLYENSPWELIPSCTAN; this is translated from the coding sequence ATGGCAAAATTCAGTTGGCACCTTGTGGGTAAAAAAACCAGTTACTCGCTTTTTCTTCCAATAGTTATGTCAGCACAAGTACTCGCAATGGAAAATGCTTACCCACCCTCTCAATCATCACCGATTGATACTGCAAAAACGCCTATGTTCGTCTCACTAGGCTTTGATGATAATAACGACGTAGAAGGTCTTAAGTGGGTTCTCGATACCCTGGCCAGTCATAAAAATCCGAATGGCATGGACAAACATGCTAATCGCAATCTTACCGCATCATTCTTTATGCTTTGCGGCCAATCAAGGGAAAACGAAGACGTTTTGAACTTATGGCGACGCGCCCACCAAGCGGGCCATGACATTGGAAGCCACACCGAAACACACCCGGATGACAAGGTGAACTGGAATCCCTTAGACAATTGGATGACTCAAGAAGCTTGGCAGCAAGAAGTGACGCTCTGTAATCAGTTTCTCACCTCTGCTGTCGAAGAAGGCGGTATAGGTATTGAAAAAGCACATGGCTTCCGAGCGCCTTTTCTTACCTACAATGACAACACGCTAAAGGCAGTCATTCAAAACGGCGTAGCATACGACGTCAGTTTTCCTGCGGGCATAACACCCACTCATGACGGAACCAATAATTACTGGCCATACACTCTTGAGAACGGAAGCCCAGAACATGATCTTGCCGTTAATGGTGGTTGGAAACCGCAGATCGCCAACTATCCAGGTTTGTGGGAAGTTCCTGCACACACTCTGATCGTGCCACCCGATAACCTGACGTCGGAATATGGCATTGATTATTCCTTGAGGGACAAGATTGCCAAGCACGTGCCCTGGTTTGACCTTGAATCTGGCAAAGGTGACAACTTCGACTGGAACCTATACTCCGAGCCTGCCTGGGGTGCTGCAGGACTATCCGGAGACGAGGTATTTGCTATTTATGCCTATAACCTGGATTTACGTTTAAAAGGAAACAGAGCACCTTTGGTTTTGGGGTTACATTCCGGCTTCTATGGGCTGGTGAATGGACAAGAACAGTTTGGAATGCCGGGTTCAGACACCCAAAGCCGCCAAGCTGCCCTCTCCAAATTTATCGAGTACGCATTATCAAAATCTGAAGTACGTTTTGTCAGCCACATTGAAATCATTGATTGGATGAAAAATCCTGAGCCACTGACCTTTTGCCCCAAAGACGATTGGAATGTATATACAATATATGCCGAAGGCAGTGTTGTCGCGTATCGGGGAGATAACTACATCGCTAAATGGTGGACTACCCAGCAAATACCGGGGCTTTACGAAAACTCGCCTTGGGAGTTAATTCCATCTTGCACAGCGAATTAA
- the pheS gene encoding phenylalanine--tRNA ligase subunit alpha, with translation MQQLEEILSNATAAIEAVDSVAALDEVRVKYLGKKGELTLQLQQLGKLPPEERREAGASINKAKQAVQQALTERKVALESAELEAKLAAETIDVTLPGRRIENGGIHPVTRTIERIESFFGELGFSVQTGPEIEDAFHNFDALNIAEDHPARTDHDTFFFNPDLMLRTHTSGVQIRTMETNQPPLRFIAPGRVYRNDYDQTHTPMFHQVEGMLVDENVNFAQLKGILNDFLCNFFEEDLEVRFRPSYFPFTEPSAEVDVKGKNGKWLEVLGCGMVHPNVLRSVGIDPEKYSGFAFGMGVERLTMLRYGVNDLRAFFENDLRFLKQFK, from the coding sequence ATGCAACAACTAGAAGAGATTCTATCCAACGCAACGGCTGCTATCGAAGCAGTTGATTCAGTTGCGGCTCTGGATGAGGTACGTGTTAAGTACCTGGGTAAAAAAGGTGAGCTGACCCTACAGCTGCAGCAGTTGGGTAAACTTCCGCCGGAAGAGCGCCGTGAAGCGGGTGCAAGCATCAACAAAGCAAAGCAAGCAGTTCAACAAGCGCTGACCGAGCGTAAAGTTGCACTGGAGAGCGCAGAGCTTGAAGCGAAGCTGGCAGCTGAGACTATTGATGTGACTCTGCCGGGTCGTCGTATCGAGAACGGTGGTATTCACCCTGTAACCCGCACTATCGAACGTATCGAAAGCTTCTTTGGTGAGCTTGGATTTAGTGTTCAAACAGGCCCAGAAATCGAAGACGCATTCCATAACTTCGATGCTCTGAACATTGCGGAAGACCACCCAGCGCGTACTGATCACGACACTTTCTTCTTCAACCCTGATCTGATGCTGCGCACGCACACTTCAGGTGTTCAAATCCGTACGATGGAAACCAACCAGCCGCCACTGCGCTTTATCGCACCGGGCCGTGTTTACCGTAACGACTACGACCAGACTCACACCCCAATGTTCCATCAGGTCGAGGGTATGCTGGTTGACGAAAACGTAAACTTTGCACAGCTGAAAGGCATCCTGAACGACTTCCTGTGTAATTTCTTCGAAGAAGATCTGGAAGTACGTTTCCGTCCTTCATACTTCCCATTCACTGAGCCTTCAGCAGAAGTTGATGTTAAAGGCAAAAACGGCAAATGGCTGGAAGTACTGGGCTGCGGTATGGTTCATCCGAACGTACTGCGTTCTGTTGGCATTGACCCAGAAAAATACTCAGGTTTCGCATTCGGTATGGGCGTAGAACGTCTGACCATGCTGCGCTACGGCGTAAACGATCTGCGTGCGTTCTTCGAGAACGATCTGCGTTTCCTGAAACAATTCAAGTAA
- the pheT gene encoding phenylalanine--tRNA ligase subunit beta, with protein MKFSESWLREWVNPAVNSEELAHQITMAGLEVDDIEAVAGEFTGVVVGEVVECGQHPDADKLRVTKVNVGGEELLDIVCGAPNCRLGLKVAVATVGAVLPGDFKIKKAKLRGQPSHGMLCSFSELGIDVESNGIMELAADAVIGTDFREFLKLNDVTIDVDLTANRADCLSIKGLAREVGVLNRAEVCQPAFEKVTPAIDDKISVAIEAPAACPRYLGRVVRNVNVKAATPLWMQEKLRRSGIRSIDPIVDITNYVMLEQGQPMHAFDLAKIEGGIVARLAKPGEKLVLLDGNEAELNENTLVIADHNKALAIAGIFGGQDSGVNAETTTNVLLEAAFFAPDAIRGRARSYGLHTDSSHRFERGVDSTLQNYSMERATQLLIDICGGEAGEIVGQESEEHLPKANTIALRRTKLDNLLGHHISSEDVVEILSRLGCEVETTEQGWTAKAPSWRFDMAIEQDLIEEVGRIYGYDNIPNQAPVASLNMNEHKEANQPLKRVRDLLVDRGYHEAITYSFVEPNQQKLIVPDLEPLILPNPISADMSAMRLSLWTGLLNTVAYNQKRQQPRVRLFEAGLRFIPEQAAENGMRQEMMLAGVIAGPRSEEHWDIATNTVDFFDLKGDLEAILELTANELSYSFKAAKHPALHPGQSASIEVDGKVVGYIGTVHPELERKFGLNGRTIVFEIEWSAINTRVIPEAVVISKFPANRRDIAVIVADDVESEAVVRACLETDNALITGSKLFDLYKGKGVEDGKKSLAIALSLQSTERTLEESDISEAVASVVALLGDKFGAHLRD; from the coding sequence ATGAAATTCAGTGAATCCTGGCTTCGCGAGTGGGTTAATCCTGCAGTAAACAGCGAAGAACTGGCACACCAAATCACCATGGCAGGTCTGGAAGTCGACGACATTGAAGCTGTTGCAGGTGAGTTTACCGGCGTTGTTGTTGGTGAAGTGGTTGAGTGTGGCCAGCACCCTGATGCAGACAAATTGCGTGTTACTAAAGTGAACGTTGGCGGTGAAGAGCTGCTGGACATTGTTTGTGGTGCACCGAATTGCCGCCTTGGCCTGAAAGTAGCCGTAGCGACTGTTGGCGCAGTGCTGCCAGGCGACTTCAAAATTAAGAAAGCAAAACTGCGCGGTCAGCCATCTCACGGCATGCTGTGTTCGTTCTCTGAGCTGGGTATCGACGTCGAGTCAAACGGCATCATGGAACTGGCTGCTGATGCAGTTATCGGTACTGATTTCCGTGAGTTCCTGAAACTGAACGACGTGACTATCGATGTAGACCTGACTGCAAACCGTGCAGACTGTCTGAGCATCAAAGGTCTGGCGCGTGAAGTAGGCGTTCTGAACCGTGCTGAAGTATGTCAGCCAGCGTTCGAGAAAGTCACTCCGGCAATTGACGACAAAATCTCTGTTGCGATCGAGGCGCCAGCTGCGTGTCCACGTTACCTGGGCCGTGTAGTTCGTAACGTTAACGTAAAAGCGGCTACACCACTGTGGATGCAAGAAAAACTGCGTCGTAGCGGTATCCGTTCTATCGACCCAATTGTAGACATCACCAACTACGTGATGCTGGAACAAGGTCAGCCAATGCACGCATTTGATCTGGCGAAGATCGAAGGTGGCATCGTTGCGCGTTTGGCGAAACCAGGTGAAAAACTGGTTCTGCTGGACGGCAATGAAGCTGAGCTGAACGAAAATACGCTGGTTATTGCTGACCATAATAAAGCGCTGGCGATTGCAGGTATTTTCGGTGGTCAGGATTCTGGCGTAAATGCAGAAACCACGACTAACGTTCTGTTGGAAGCAGCGTTCTTTGCACCAGACGCAATCCGCGGTCGTGCACGTAGCTATGGCCTTCACACTGATTCTTCACACCGCTTCGAGCGTGGTGTTGATTCAACGCTGCAAAACTACTCGATGGAGCGTGCTACTCAGCTGCTTATCGATATTTGCGGTGGTGAGGCAGGTGAAATCGTAGGTCAGGAGTCTGAAGAGCACCTGCCTAAAGCGAACACCATTGCATTGCGTCGCACCAAGCTGGACAACCTGCTGGGTCACCACATTTCTTCTGAAGACGTGGTAGAGATCCTGAGCCGTCTGGGCTGCGAAGTTGAAACCACTGAGCAAGGTTGGACTGCGAAAGCGCCTTCATGGCGTTTCGACATGGCGATTGAGCAAGACTTGATTGAAGAAGTTGGCCGTATCTATGGCTACGACAACATTCCAAACCAAGCGCCTGTAGCCTCTCTAAACATGAACGAGCACAAAGAAGCCAATCAGCCTCTGAAACGTGTTCGTGATCTGCTGGTTGATCGTGGTTACCACGAAGCGATTACTTATAGCTTTGTTGAGCCAAACCAACAGAAGCTGATCGTGCCAGACTTAGAGCCATTGATTCTGCCGAACCCAATTTCAGCAGACATGTCAGCCATGCGCCTGAGCCTTTGGACTGGCTTATTGAATACCGTTGCTTACAACCAGAAACGTCAGCAACCACGTGTTCGTCTGTTTGAAGCAGGTCTTCGTTTTATCCCCGAGCAAGCTGCAGAAAACGGCATGCGTCAGGAAATGATGTTGGCAGGTGTGATTGCAGGACCTCGTTCAGAAGAGCACTGGGACATCGCAACAAACACTGTAGATTTCTTCGACCTGAAAGGCGATCTCGAAGCGATTTTGGAGCTGACTGCAAACGAACTGAGCTACAGCTTTAAAGCTGCTAAGCATCCAGCACTGCACCCTGGTCAATCAGCTTCAATTGAAGTTGACGGCAAAGTCGTGGGCTACATCGGTACGGTTCATCCAGAGCTTGAGCGTAAGTTTGGCCTGAACGGACGTACCATCGTGTTCGAAATCGAATGGTCAGCGATTAACACTCGTGTCATTCCAGAAGCGGTTGTTATCTCCAAGTTCCCGGCTAACCGCCGTGACATCGCTGTGATTGTTGCTGACGACGTTGAGTCAGAGGCTGTGGTTCGTGCTTGTTTGGAAACCGACAATGCACTGATCACCGGTTCTAAGCTGTTTGACCTTTACAAGGGCAAGGGCGTAGAAGACGGCAAGAAGAGCTTGGCTATCGCTTTGAGCCTACAATCCACTGAGCGCACCTTGGAAGAAAGTGATATTTCTGAGGCGGTTGCATCGGTTGTAGCATTGCTTGGCGACAAATTTGGCGCGCATCTTCGCGACTAA
- a CDS encoding integration host factor subunit alpha produces MALTKADLAENLFENVGMSKRDAKETVEAFFEEVRKALESGEQVKLSGFGNFDLREKNERPGRNPKTGEDIPITARRVVTFRPGQKLKARVEKAKVDN; encoded by the coding sequence ATGGCGCTCACCAAGGCCGATTTGGCTGAGAACCTGTTTGAGAACGTCGGGATGAGCAAGCGGGACGCCAAGGAAACTGTCGAAGCGTTTTTCGAAGAAGTTCGTAAGGCGTTAGAAAGTGGCGAACAAGTCAAGTTGTCTGGCTTCGGAAATTTTGATCTTCGTGAAAAGAACGAACGTCCTGGCCGTAACCCAAAGACGGGCGAAGATATTCCTATCACGGCGCGTCGCGTTGTTACTTTCCGTCCGGGCCAAAAACTTAAGGCACGTGTCGAAAAAGCCAAAGTAGACAACTAA